The stretch of DNA CGCGAGCTCCCGCACCAGCTCACCACGGTCGCGAGCCGGCGTCGCCGCCCACTCTCCGGACGCTCGTTCCACACTTTCGAGGGCCGCGTCGACCTCGTCCTCGCTTGCGGTAGGAACGTCTGCGATGGTCGATTCGGTCGCCGGATCGGTCACCGGAATCGACTCTGAACCCGCCGTGTCGTGCCAGTCGCCGTCGTAGTAGAGGCTGTTCGTGACATCCATGACGGAGACGGACGGCCGCCCTCTGAATAATGATTGCGGATGAAGCATAGATTGACGTGATCCCGTAACGGCCGCCGGAGAGACTGTCCGGCGATTATGTCGGTTCAGTTTCACACTTGCGGCTCGGTCGCCGGAGGGATTTCGACCTGATCGTGATCCGGTTCGATATCGCGTCTCTCGTCCACGCTGCGCAGGAGGAACGCATCTCCCACGGTTCCCGACACGAGTACCGACAGCGGTGATTCGCACCTCGCTCGACGGTGGACCCAAACACTTACTTAGAGTTGCTGAATCGACTTGATCGTGATCGACATCGAAACACGTGATCGGATCGCGTGGATAACGCTGGACCGTCCGGACGTGCTCAACGCGTTCACTGCCGAGGGGTGGCACGATCTCGTCGAGACCGTCGAACACGCAGAGGAGGTGGCTCGGGTCGCCGTCCTTCGCGGCAGCGGCGACGCCTTCTGCGTGGGCGAGGACGTCGAGTGGCTGTCGTCGCTAACGGGCCCCGAGGACGTCGCCGAGTTCGCCGACACTGTGTACGCCGGTTTTCGCGCCATCGAAACGGCGAGCATCCCGGTCGTCGCCGCCGTCGATGGCCCAGCGTACGGCGCTGGGTTCGACCTGGTCGCGGCCACCGATCTCGCCGTCGCCACGACCGAAAGCCGCTTCGCACTCCCGGAGACCCGTCTCGGAGCCTACCCCGGGTACGCGATCGAGCGAATCCCCTCGCTGTGCACTCGAAAGCGCTTCCTCGAGCTCGTCCTCACGGGCGAACCGATCGAGGCCGAAACCGCCCGTGAGTGGGGCCTGATCAATCGCGTCGTCGATCCGACCGAGCTCGAATCCGCAGTCGCGGAGCTGGTCGAAAGCGTCCTCGAATCGCCGCGACGTCCGGTGGGAATCGTCACTCGCCTCGTCGGCAATCGACTGCGGAACGAAGCCGAGCAGGAACGGATGATGGGGCTGTTCACGTCGCTGTTTTTGGCCGACGAGTTCGAAGAGGGCGTCGACGCGTTCGCGGCGGGTCGCGACCCCGAGTGGTAGAGCTGGGGGTTTCTGCGGTCGTCGCGTCCGTCGTGGCGTGCCACCGGTGGACACGAGACAGGTGCCCGGTGCGTTACCGCACAGTGTGTCGGGACGTGCGCTCCGCTCGGCCCGCTCGCCGGCTCAGTGACTACCGCTCGGTGACACCCCGTTCCGCGAGCGACCGGATCCGTGCGTCGTCGTACCCGTGTTCGTGCAGTATCGCTTCGGTGTGTTCGCCAGCAGCCGGGGGCCGTCGCTGGATCTCGGACGGTGACTTCGAAAGCGATCCCGGAGTACCGGTGGTGTGGTACGTCCCTCCGTTCGGGTGGTCGACTTCGACGATTATGTCGTTGTGTTCGACCTGCGGGTCGGCGGCAGCCCCCTCGAAGTCGTTCACGCGAGCCGCCCAGATGTCCTCGGCCAGCAGCTCGTCGAGCAGGTCGTCGGTCTCGCGCTCCCGCGTCCTGTCCTCGATCGTGCGTTTGATCTCGTCGCGCTTCGTGTAGGTCTCCGGCGAGCCGTGGTCGGCGAGGTCGGGCAGCTCCAGAACGCCTGCCAGCGGTTCCATCGGTGTCATGGCGATCGCGACGTGGCCGTCGGCCGTTTCGTAGAGCCCGTAGGGGGCGTCGCTGTACTTCTGTGCGATCCCCTCGTCACTCCGCTCGTAGTCGTGTTCGACGTTCAGCTCGATAGTGAACGCCTGACACTGACTGTCTATCGCGGAGTTCAGAAGGTTGATCTCGACCTTTTGCCCCTCTCCAGTGCGTTCCTGGTGGAAGAGCGCAGCCAGCGTGTTGCTGACGATCTGCATCGCGGAGTGGCCATCGATGACCGGAAACGGAACTGCAGTCGGCGGATCGCCCTTGCGTCCGACGCTCGTGGTGATGCCGCTGACCGCTTGCATCAGGAGGTCCTGTCCGGGCCTGTCGGCGTGTGGCCCGTCGCTCCCGAACCCGGACGCCGACACGTACACGATCTCCGGGTTGATTTCACGGACCGATTCGTAATCGAGATTCAGCCTGTCCATCACGCCCGGTCTGAAGTTCTCCACCACGACGTCCGCCCGTTCGACGATGTCGGTCACGACCTCGTGCCCGACGTCGGCCTTCAGATCGAGCGTGATGGACCGCTTGTTTCTGTTGGCCGAGAGCCAGAACGGGCTCATCCCGTTGATGTCGTGACCCCCGCCAGTCGTCAGTTCACGCGACCACTCCCCGCCAGGTCGTTCGATCTTGAGGACCTCCGCACCCATCTCACCGAGTTTCTGTGTCGCCCACGGCCCCTGATGAGCGGTGGTGAAATCCGCGATCGTGATTCCGTCGAGTGCGCCAGTCATTGCCGGTGATATCCGTTCGTTCGTCCGATACTTGCTTCGGTGAAGTGGAGAGCAGCTCGTTCGAGAGGCGAACCCGTTCTCGGTGTCATCGGATACCGGTCCGACGGATGACCGTATTATACTTTCGCCGATCGACCGGCAGTGTCCGGTCGAAGTACGATCAGTTCTTGGATCGGTGTGTATGAGTCCCCATGGACGTTCACGGAAACGGTTGAGACGCCCTCTAACGAGTGTCGGGGCGACGATCCCACGGGTAGCCACTACCGCCGTCGTGAACCCACCACGGATGCAGGAAAGAAACGGACGAGACGAGTTCGCCGGATTCGGACACCAACCGCCGGATTTATGTCTGGAGGTTGCGAGGCCGGAACGAGAATGTTCCAAAAGACATCAGGAATCGGAACAGTGGTGTGGTTTGGAGCAGGGGATCCGAAGTTCGACGATAGACCTGGATTCGGCCCACATGGGTGCGTTTGCCACACTGATACAGCGCGATGACGACCACATTGCGCCTCCTCGCCAGACCGTTCGATGGATTCGAACGGGCACTCGATCGCCAGATCCAGTCGTTCAAAGCGACTTCCGGGGCCGACATCGAAATCGAACGCGATCATCGCCCGTTGCCGGAGATTCACGGGACGTACGTCGAGAACGAGCGCCTCGCAGAGGGAGAGTACGATCTGTTTCTCTGTCTGAGTGATTGGCTGCCGTCGGCCGTTGAACGGGGACTCGTCGACTCGCTCGACGATCGACTGGAGGCGGATCCGCCGATCGACTGGTCCGAGGGGTGGGCGGAGAGTATGGTCGATCTGGTCACCTACGAGAGGACGACGTATGGAGTCCCGTACCACGACGGACCGGAGGTGTTCTTTTACCGCAACGATCTGTTCGAAAGCGCCGCGGAACAACGCGCGTTCCGGGCGGAGTACGGTCGGTCGCTGACGGTCCCCCGGACGTGGAACCAGTTCCTCGAAGTCGCGGACTTCTTCACCCGGCCCGAGGACGATCTCTGGGGAACCGTCGTTGCTGCTCTCCCCGACGGGCACAACAACGTTTACGATTTTTTGATTCAACTGTGGAGTCGCGGCGGGCAGGTGTTCGACGAGGACCGATCGGTCGCGTTCGACTCGGAAACGGGAGTAGAGGCATTACAGTTCTATCACGATCTCGTCCACGAACACGAGGTGGCACCGCCGGAGTCACTGGACATGGAGAGCGTCGAGTCCGGCCGGTTCTTCGCGGACGGGAACGCCGCGATGATGTGGAACTGGTCGGGATTCGGCGCGATGGCGGAGGACTCGGACTCGGACGTGTTCGGACGGGTCAACTACGGGTTGATACCACGTCTCGGAGCACCGGAGGGACGCCACGCATCTCTGACTGCTCTCTACGGACTCACGATCCCGTCCGCTGCCCGACGACCGGATCTGGCGTACGATTTCATCCGTCACACCGCATCACCGGAGATGGATCTCGTCACGACCGAGGAAGGTGGCTCCGGAACCCGGCTTTCGACCTGGCGCGACCCGAAAATTCAGAAGCAAGAGCCGTTCTATTCGGTGATCGAGGAGGTCAATACGGGTTCGGTAAACACGCTCCCCCAGATATCGGAGTACGTGGAGTTCAACGACATCCTCAATCGCGCCGTCGAACGAGTCGTCGTTGAGCAGTCGGCGACGCCGGAAGAAGCGCTGACCGAGGCCGCGAGGGAAACCAGACGTCTCCTCGAAAGCTGATCGAACGTACCGGGCGCGAAAACATCGGTATCAACCCTGTCGAGAGTCGGTCGTTTCACCACGACCTCACGAACATCGAAGCATCCGGCTGACCCACCGAGGCGTGAGCTTTTTGACTTCGACCTCACTCGGCCAGTACATGGAGCTCAGAGACACCGATCGATACTTCGAGGAGATCGAGCTGGACGAGACGTACACCGCTCACGCTGCCAGAACGATCACCGAGACGGATATCGTCAACTTCGCCGGCCTCTCCGGCGACTTCCACCCATTGCACATGAGCAAACCGATCGGTGAGGATTCGGACTTCGGCGGCCGGATCGCGCATGGCAATCTCGTTTTTTCGATCGCGGAGGCGCTGGTCGCCGATATGAACCCCAAGTCGTTCTCGTACGGGTACGACGAGCTCCGATTCGTCAAGCCCGTTCTCATCGACACGACCCTTACGGTCCACCGCGAAGTGGTCGAAACCGAGGACTACAACGATTCGCTGGGGCGCGTCGTTTACGAGTACGAAGTGACGAACGAAGGGGACGAGACAGTGCTGGTCTGCGAGCACATCACGCTCGTCGAGAAGCAGGCCGCGAGCGAGGACGATGACGGTAGTTGATCGCCTCTACACGAGCGAAGATCACTCTTCGGTTGTCGGTTGCCGGACAGTCTGACTGCCGAAAGTCGCTCCGTGGTGTACTCATCTTCAATAGTGGGCTGTCCCGAACGACCGCTGCTACCAGCTGGTTCGCAGTAGTGTATTCGGATCGAGCAGAAAGA from Halococcus agarilyticus encodes:
- a CDS encoding enoyl-CoA hydratase/isomerase family protein codes for the protein MIDIETRDRIAWITLDRPDVLNAFTAEGWHDLVETVEHAEEVARVAVLRGSGDAFCVGEDVEWLSSLTGPEDVAEFADTVYAGFRAIETASIPVVAAVDGPAYGAGFDLVAATDLAVATTESRFALPETRLGAYPGYAIERIPSLCTRKRFLELVLTGEPIEAETAREWGLINRVVDPTELESAVAELVESVLESPRRPVGIVTRLVGNRLRNEAEQERMMGLFTSLFLADEFEEGVDAFAAGRDPEW
- a CDS encoding CaiB/BaiF CoA transferase family protein codes for the protein MTGALDGITIADFTTAHQGPWATQKLGEMGAEVLKIERPGGEWSRELTTGGGHDINGMSPFWLSANRNKRSITLDLKADVGHEVVTDIVERADVVVENFRPGVMDRLNLDYESVREINPEIVYVSASGFGSDGPHADRPGQDLLMQAVSGITTSVGRKGDPPTAVPFPVIDGHSAMQIVSNTLAALFHQERTGEGQKVEINLLNSAIDSQCQAFTIELNVEHDYERSDEGIAQKYSDAPYGLYETADGHVAIAMTPMEPLAGVLELPDLADHGSPETYTKRDEIKRTIEDRTRERETDDLLDELLAEDIWAARVNDFEGAAADPQVEHNDIIVEVDHPNGGTYHTTGTPGSLSKSPSEIQRRPPAAGEHTEAILHEHGYDDARIRSLAERGVTER
- a CDS encoding ABC transporter substrate-binding protein — its product is MTTTLRLLARPFDGFERALDRQIQSFKATSGADIEIERDHRPLPEIHGTYVENERLAEGEYDLFLCLSDWLPSAVERGLVDSLDDRLEADPPIDWSEGWAESMVDLVTYERTTYGVPYHDGPEVFFYRNDLFESAAEQRAFRAEYGRSLTVPRTWNQFLEVADFFTRPEDDLWGTVVAALPDGHNNVYDFLIQLWSRGGQVFDEDRSVAFDSETGVEALQFYHDLVHEHEVAPPESLDMESVESGRFFADGNAAMMWNWSGFGAMAEDSDSDVFGRVNYGLIPRLGAPEGRHASLTALYGLTIPSAARRPDLAYDFIRHTASPEMDLVTTEEGGSGTRLSTWRDPKIQKQEPFYSVIEEVNTGSVNTLPQISEYVEFNDILNRAVERVVVEQSATPEEALTEAARETRRLLES
- a CDS encoding MaoC family dehydratase, whose product is MELRDTDRYFEEIELDETYTAHAARTITETDIVNFAGLSGDFHPLHMSKPIGEDSDFGGRIAHGNLVFSIAEALVADMNPKSFSYGYDELRFVKPVLIDTTLTVHREVVETEDYNDSLGRVVYEYEVTNEGDETVLVCEHITLVEKQAASEDDDGS